GCGAACACGATCAGCGAGCGCAGCAGCTTCTGGTCGGCTTCCTGCGTGCCGGTCGTGAACGACGGGTCGGCCACCACCTCGATGAACGGCAGCAGGAACTCGTCCTTGTCGCGAATCGACGGCACTTCGTGATACGCGTTGAAGATCTCGCCCTCGTCCAGGCCCAGGCTCTCGACGATGTATTGGTAAGCGTGCGTGTGGATCGCCTCTTCGAACGCCTGGCGCAGCAGGAACTGGCGGCACTCAGGCGCCGTGATGTGGCGGTAGGTGCCCAGCACGATGTTGTTCGCGGCGAGCGAGTCGGCCGTCACGAAGAAGCCGAGGTTGCGCTTGATGATGCGTCGCTCGTCTTCCGTCAGGCCGTTCGGATCCTTCCACAGGGCGATGTCGCGCGACATGTTGATTTCCTGCGGCATCCAGTGGTTCGCGCAACCGGCCAGATACTTTTCCCAGGCCCACTTGTACTTGAAGGGCACCAGTTGGTTCACGTCCGTCGTGCCGTTGATCACGCGCTTGTCGGAAGCGCTCACGCGGCGCGTGGACTGCGAGGCGATCACATTCGGGGTATCCCCTTGCGTGCCGAGAATGTTCGGCTCCGGCGAGAGGGATGCCGCCGGTGCGGCAGGTTTGGCGATGGAGGTGTCTTCTTCCCAGTTCAGCATAGGGTCTCAGTCCGTTCAGGTTGATGCGATACACGCGAGAGCGCGCATCGCCGAAGTGACAGATCAGCCGTTCGCGTGCGAAGGCCGACAAAAAACTTGCGATCCGGCGGCCGGCAACCTTTCGCCAACCGCGCGAAATTCGCCAGGGGTCGTGCCGTGTTTCGAGGGTGACGCAGATGCGCAATTGCGCTGTTCTGAACAACGATGCCGACGCGAGAGCTGCCGCAACATCCTCACCCCCCGACGTCGAATTGGATGACTCCAATTTAGCACAATTACGTCACTCATTCCAGCTAATGACACTAGATATAGTGTCGCAGTGCACGACAAACACTATACCTAGTGTTTTCGTCGGTTCCCCTGATTGACGTCATCCGGCACTGCGGGACCGGCATCTTGCCACGAATCGGCCGCTCGCGACAGCCTGCCCGGGCTCATCGCGAGGGGGGGCGCACGCACTTGCGACAGCCGCCGGGTCCTCGTCGCGGCATTGGCGTATCCTGTG
The Pandoraea pulmonicola DNA segment above includes these coding regions:
- a CDS encoding ribonucleotide-diphosphate reductase subunit beta, which gives rise to MLNWEEDTSIAKPAAPAASLSPEPNILGTQGDTPNVIASQSTRRVSASDKRVINGTTDVNQLVPFKYKWAWEKYLAGCANHWMPQEINMSRDIALWKDPNGLTEDERRIIKRNLGFFVTADSLAANNIVLGTYRHITAPECRQFLLRQAFEEAIHTHAYQYIVESLGLDEGEIFNAYHEVPSIRDKDEFLLPFIEVVADPSFTTGTQEADQKLLRSLIVFACIMEGLFFYVGFTQILALGRQNKMTGAAEQYQYILRDESMHCNFGIDLINQVKLENPNLWTPEFREEIRNLFLKAVELEYRYAEDTMPRGVLGLNAGMFKSYLRFIANRRCAQIGLEALYPNEENPFPWMSEMIDLKKERNFFETRVIEYQTGGALSWD